ttatctacgccgaaacctaggttaacactaggtgcttttttcgcaatcgaaaaaaattggttcagatggctctgagcactatgggactcaactgctgtggtcattagtccccctagaacttagaactacttgaacctaactaacctaaggacatcacaaacatccatgcccgaggcaggattcgaacctgcgaccgtagcagtcgcacggttccggactgcgcgcctagaaccgcgagaccaccgcggccggccttcgcaatcgaggcgggtttctagttttttaatataaaaacagtgtaacatttactatataaaataaatatcgcgtgcacacgacagagATAACGAACAAGAAGGAATTGTAAACACTCgtatgctaatgttttgggggtTCCAAAATGGCGGTAcgccccgcccactggcttcaaaacaacgtacagcgtaagtctgtagcgccgTCTCCCCTTAATCCACCTCCATGGTTAACAATAGTGTACTCCAGTTCGATACATCGATAGTTTAGATCGTGTGTTCTTTATGCGCTGACATACACCGTCCATTCctagttcaacatatcctgaagtgCTACCGCTGGAGCCGCAGCGGGAAACGAACCGGCTGTACGAGCCAGCGCGCCGTCACTGCTAGAGGCCGCCTGCACTGTTAAAGTTATTGTCTGCCCGTGGACTGCAGCGTCGCCCGGAGAGCGATAGCACTGCAGGGCGGTGTGGGTGCGACAAGGTGCACCGCGCTTCGGCGCCCGCCGGCGCGTGAAAGCAGAGAGGCGGCCTAATCTGCTGCTGCGTTGCCGGGCGTCAGACAGGTATACAGTAGCTGCGCGTGGGACCGCCGGAGCTGGAGCTGGAGGCGGCCGTGCTGGAGGAGGCTCAGTGCCCGTCGCGACGCCGAGCCGCGCGGACGTCCATCCGGCACCTGCTGTTACCTGCCGCCGCTGTCGCCGCGTAAGCGCAGAGTTCGCCCGCGCCGCGGTCCCGGGTCCGCATCCAATGCTACGCCTCTGTATCGCACGTGTTCTGTACTTCATTCTGAGCATCGGCATCTGCCACCCACTGCAGACAGTGAAGTGACGAGTGCTGCCGTGGTATTGTTTACGGAATCATTCCTCAAACTGCCTTCACCGCCCGCCTGGCCCGTAGTTTTCATCGCTCCAGTGTTTGTTAAATCAGCGGCATTGCAAACAGTACCCGCAGTGTGTGTGAAATGTGTCTAAGGTGACTGTTTATGGCACAGTGACTCAGTAATTCACTCTCAAGTGAGGCAGGTACACGCCGGTGTTACACCGTTCAGTGACTTTACAGTGCAGTCGTTTCTGGCGAGTGGTACCTCTATAGACACTAGTTAAAACACTGCTGTTGTTTACAGAATAACACTGGCTTCACTGGCCGCCTATTATGTAGCTTTCGGAGCATTCGTGTTCGACAGTTGGGTGCACTTGCATGCAGTACTCACAGTATGTATAAAACTCCATTTCTGACGACTGACTTTGGTACAGGGAGTAACTCGCCGTCAAATAAGACAGTAACTTATACACTGCTCTACACACCGACAGTGACAAACTCCGTGCACGCCAGTGTTCCACCGCTCACGTCTACGGCACTCTCCACTTTTATTGAGTTCCCAGTGCAATAGTTACGGACTCTGCAATAGTGTGGCTACGTTCTCGCGACACCGCATAACCATTATCATTCGTGGTCTTCGCGTGCATATAAAAATACTCGTGAATGGTGCATAGAATATAGCTTTACGTACAATTACATTTGAGATATCATCGACGCTGTGCTATCAGTAGTAAGAAGTTCTCTAAAAAGTGGTACCTCCACATAGCCAAGATACAAACTAGCCGTTTCAAACCGATCCTACCCTGGAAGTGGCATCGCGGCAGGTATGCTGTCACCATAAATTGCTAATATCGAAGTTTATCACTACAGTAGAAAAACTGTCATTTTTTGTCAAACTAAGCTCACAGTGGACAATCTTCGGCTCAGCAGGAGTGATTTCGATGTATGTGTGTGACATCGGAATTGTCAGTACAGTCGATCGTCACCAGTGAATACAACAGGAATAAAAGTATCGGCTTCTAACCTTGAGTTTCGTACAACGACCTGGTGGGTTGCTTTCAAATAAGATAGCGCAAATTTCATGCTCCCGCAGACAGTAACAGTGGAAACTATCTCACGCGAACTACATTGTGCATATCGCTACTCTTCTGAAAACTTGCCGGCAATCGCGATAGCGTCTACTGAGGAGACAGTGCAGTTTCTACGACAGTAGCGTTCCAGTAACTGTGCACTGCGTGCCACCGTACACTGTCATCAAACAAAGATACTAACAGACTTAAAAGTGCTAAGAATAACGTTTGTTATTATCTACTTCGTCTCTAAGGAACATTCCAGTTATACTGAATTCCGACGGTGAAACACTGGAATAATTCGGAGGAATTTCTATAGAAGGCTTCATCTATTCGTACAGaagataaaattttgttgttgcaaATACAATCTTACGAGAAAGTGGCGCATCAGTAGATGTGTTTTCAACTTAGCTTCTCAGTCTAAATAGACCAGTTCCAATAATCTGAGTGTGTAGATAAACGGATTTTGGCATGATAAACATTGGTAAAATGACGTAGTGACTTTTTCTCAAATAAGACAGGAAATACCAACGCTGTCGTAGGCAGTACCAGTAGAATACCTCATAACATGTACTATTTTCTACGTGTCGCTGTTCTTGTGAATATTTTACTCCTACCGTTCCAAGCGTTCAGCGTGCTTATTATGCAATTCATACTGACCCTATGACGGTATCGGCTTGAATTGCAGCGTAGTCCATAACAGGAATCATCCGagtattaaaacacattcacagacGTTTTTAAAAAAACCATGATCTTTCCAGCGTAGAAGTACATCTGACATTCAGACTACTTCCCGTCGGAAAGTATTTGACGTCAAGCGCGTAAACCTCAGTGTAAGACAACTAGCTACATTCTTCGTCGAAGCAAAACAAACGGCCACTATTGGCGAATGCTCGATTACTCCTTCTTACCTATCTCGTCGCAGGATTCCGGACACTTCGCCGTACTTCACCATTCTATCAGCTGCCCTGCTTGTAACTTAATGGTATACTGGAACCCACAGACAGAGCTGGCTTTTGTAAAAACTTATTGCACAGTAGGGGGGAATCCATTACAGCCGTGGACCTCTACAAGAAGCCCCGACATGCGACGGCAGTATAGACGTCTCATGTAACGGACGGCAATTAAACTGCAGCGACGCGGGAGGTTCGGCAGCGGACTTAATCGTTCGGACAGCAAGCCGTGCTTTTTCTTCCTGGGAAGCGCGGTCTTCGTTTTTGGAAGCGAACAACTGCTTAAGGGAGTAGCGTCGAATGAGCCACCAGACTTGCAACAGGCGTTTTTCTGCGGGGTATCATTTACATTTTAACGAGCGCCGGGACGAGATTCCTGAGGAAACTG
The genomic region above belongs to Schistocerca serialis cubense isolate TAMUIC-IGC-003099 chromosome 6, iqSchSeri2.2, whole genome shotgun sequence and contains:
- the LOC126484692 gene encoding uncharacterized protein LOC126484692 → MKYRTRAIQRRSIGCGPGTAARANSALTRRQRRQVTAGAGWTSARLGVATGTEPPPARPPPAPAPAVPRAATVYLSDARQRSSRLGRLSAFTRRRAPKRGAPCRTHTALQCYRSPGDAAVHGQTITLTVQAASSSDGALARTAGSFPAAAPAVALQDMLN